AAAACTCCTCCACAAGGTGGATTAACTCGGGACGCTTCTGGTAATACATTTGAGCTTTCTTGGCAAAAGAATCTGCGTCTTCTTCAATCAACTTTAACATGTGTTTCACACGGTCATCCATCTCTGAGAAACCATAACAAGAACAAGTTCAATACATTAAGTGGAGATAGATATCTTAATGGTAAGTGAGGCAACATACTCTCCAGATTCTGAGCAAGCCACTTTGAGTTCTTGGGACAATTGTGACTGTCCCACCACCATGAGTGTGATTTCTTGGTCATAGACTTCTTAAACTGCTTCTTGCTAAGAGCCTGAGAACGTCAGACATAATTAAGTAAATCTTAAAACCAAGAGACCAAACACAAAGACAAAGATAACATGATGTTTCTTACCGCAGACGACGAGGCCATGACTTTGAGGGGGTGTAGAGAAACTTAGAAACCCCTACAAGATGATTCAAGATTGTCAACGATGTAACTAATAAAATGTTAAAAGACTTGACTGTCTGGTATTGAAGATTTGCTTGAGTTTATCGAAACAGTTGGGACAAAACAAGACACGTGAAGCTTTAACATCCCATCTTGCCACAATTTTCAAGAAATCCAAAGATTTTCAGCATTTAGCCGCACTTTATTTATATGAAACTAATAATATAACTGTATATTACAGAAAGAAGAAGAAACAAAAAAGTGTAGGAGGATAAAAGCTTACTTTACACAGATCAAGAACAAAGAGCTTATGACTAAAAATACTCAAAGAATGGTCTTAACATAAAGCCATTTATATCATCTTCTGCATTGAAGATGATTAATCTAATAAAAAACTAATCATCTTTGTTTCACGTTCTCCAAAGAAAATATTTAAAATAATCAAAAAGAGTTTCTAGGATGAATCTTGAAAATTTGTATACGCGGCTCTGAAATTGTGAATACGCTTTCTCTACACGTTAGAGCTACTCACCTTCTTATTTTAATTTCTTGAAGTCTTCTTTGTTTTAGAAAAAAAGAAAATGATTGAGACATTGTGTTTTATGAGATGCAGAGCATTAATGGCGGATCTGCAACGTCCATGATTTTGCATGTGGCGTCTTTGTGATTCGAGTTAGAGAAGGAGAGAGAGACAGAGAGATATGAAACTTATGTGTTCTGACATCAAACCAAACCTTCAACAAACTTAGAAACATAATGAGTCTGACTGTATGGTACAAGTAGCATAAAAGGAAAAAGATGAAAAACATTTTCAGTTGATTTACTCTCATTTCTGCCAATCAAGATAATAAATACTAACAACCATTTTCTATGACATCAAACCAAACCTTCCACAAACTTAGAGCATCTCCAATGTATTACTCCATTTTCTAGTCCAAAATAGAGCAACTCCAAAATGGAGTTGAGTTTTGCTCCAATGTATTACTCCATTTCCTACTCCAAAATAGAATATTTTTAATATATTATGTTTTATGTTATTAAAAAATTAGTAATATCATCTTTCATTTATACTATTTGCAAAATAGTCTATTTTTCGTATGTATGATCTTTTATGTTTTATATTATATATCCTTTATATGGTGTTTATCTTTTATTTTTTATATGTATGGTCTTTTATGTTTTATATTATATATATTTTGTTGCATAAAATAGTTCACTAGATGGATATTTATATAATTAAGAAATATCAACAGTAATTTTTATAATATATATAGTGAAATAATATTTATATATTTATTTATAATAATATTTTATTAAAAACGAAATATTTAAATATAGAGGACTATTTTATAAATAAAAAAGTTCAACTCTATTTTGGAGTAATGAGTTGGTTTACTCCATATTTGGAACTCCATCTTGGAGTGGATTTTAGAGTGGAGTTGAAAATGATTTTACTGTAAAATTGAGTTTGGAGTGGGTTTTGTACTATAGGATTGAAGATGCTCTTGGAAACCTAATGAGTCTGACTGTATGGTACAAGTAGCATAAAAGGAAAAAGATGAAAAACATTTTCAGTTGATTTACTCTCATTTCTGCCAATCAAGATAATAAATACTAACAACCATTTTCGCTGGTTTACTATGGAAAGAGAATAAAGTAGAGTAAAGTTTTACTCAACTTGAATGAAGTGAAAAATGTTTTGCGCCAGCGATATTATTTTCTTTTCAACTCATTTTCACTTTTTTTCCACCTTTTTACTCCATCGTGCAACCAATCACACCCAATAAATTTACAAGCTAAGTCGACGGTGAAAGATATTAAGGATAATCATCAATCAAGACATGTGATCCATATTGATTATTCTGTATGATTCCTCAAATTATGTTATTTATGAAAATGCAAGATAAAGAATAACATGTATAAGATTTATGTTTAGTTTATTTCACAAAATACTATAACAAAATAATAATGAAAGTTTCTCTTTACAAAGAAAAAGTGATTACTAACTAGCTCTCTTTCAAATTGACTTACAAACACACAGACACACACACACACAAAACTCAAAAGTTACTGATCAAACGTTTCCTTAAGATATTGAGAATCTTCGTCTTCTTGGCTTTGTAATATCAACACCATCAAGATCCTCATCAATATTAGAAGTATCCTTAGACCCATGTCTAAATGGATTCAACTTCCCCAGCTTCTTCGAAACAGACGAGAAGAAAGTATGTTTGCTGTTCTTCTTATTACTCGGTGCATTCGAAGAAGAAGCTCCTGCTGCAACATTATTTTGTAGATCCGAAACATACATCTTCATCTTCATCAGCTCACTCCTCAAATCTTCGTTCTCTTTAGCCAACGAACTATCACGTGTCCCTAAAGCCTCAGGGACTATAACTGGTGTTCCTTCTTTGTCTTCAACCTCGCTTCTTAGCTTTAACTGATCGTAGTAAAGAGCGTGAAGAACGATGTTCACTGGTAACCTCTTGTTCTGCGAAGCATGAAGACGTGCATCGCAAGAAAGCTTGAGAGGATCCATTAAGCTACAAACTTTCTCTCTTTCGATCTCGCCTAGGCTCGGATGAGCTTTCAAGAAGATGTCTACCGCTCTATAAAGATCGTCTTCTGACTTTCTAGCGGACTTGGGAACTAGGTTTGCTATCGCGTTGAACTTGGATACCGTGAGCTCCAAGCAAGTAGCGATCTCTGCTAAGTAGGAGTCAACGGTCTTCGCAACTCTTTGTAGCGAGACAGAACATAACCCTTTTTTGCTTTTCTCCTTTTCGACGAAAGCAGAGATGATTCTTCTGACGCTGTCTAGATCTAATAGTCTCTCGCCGTCGTAGGTGAAAGAAGGTACCAAGAGATCATCGACGGTGACGTGTTCAAGAACGGCGGAGATTCTTTTCTCGACTTCGTTCTTGGATGCGAGTGAAGTGTTCAAGAAGACGGCGCAACGGAGGAGAGAACAGAGGAAGTTGATCGGGAAAAGTCCTTTGTCTGAAGGTAAGAGAGAGACGATTGATTCCACGAGATGTCTCTGTTGAGTTCTCTCCTCGGAGTCGTTGTTCTCGGGATCGGAAAACTTGACTCCTCTGCCGGAATGGTCTCTGACGAGGTCTCTTAAGGATCTCTCGGTGTAGGTGATGATTGCGGAGGCTAAGGAAGATGGCTTGAGGCCCTTCTGCTTCATGGAAGCTAAGACGTCGGCCAAGAAGTTGATGTTTAAGATACAGAGCTCCTCTGTCCACCAGTTCGGTGGTGATCGGCACGGTAACATTGCCTCGTCGCAAGCCTTTTCAAAACATAAATAAATAATGAAAATATAACACAAATTAGTTTATGTAATAAGCACTACAAAAACTAATGGAGGCAAACCTATCTTGCATAATTGATACGTGAGACTCAAGGAACTGAACAAAGATATGTTGAACCGAATCAAACCGAACCGAAACCAAATCTAAATAGCTTATACGAAAATGATTGTAAACTCTAGCACGGTTAATTAATTCACTTTTGACATTGAAAGCGAATAAAAATTACAACGTAGTAATTAATGTAAATCATAAGAGCACTTTCATCCATAGATATTTAGTGAGTATCTAAGTAATCGAGAAAAAAAAAATTTAGTAGAGAGAACAAGAGTTTCTCAAAAAGAACTTATAAGATACTCTTGAGAAATTCTTGTACCTTTTTAAAATTGAAAGCCTATTTACAGAAAAAAATACTCTTTAAGAAATTATAATGTCATGTGGCAACCTAAGCTTTTTTTTTTAAGATAAAAATTAATTCAATAACAAAATTTTATTAATATCAATTTTCTTAAGTTTAGAACCTTATGGTTAATGGATTCTAGAGTGGCGTGTATTTTGGTTACTACTATGTAAAACTTGGAATTATAAAACTTAACCTAAACATCAATGTTTTTAAAAACTCTTTAGATAGCAAATCGGCCATAAACAAAACAAAAAAATTTAGATCGATCGGTCTATGCGGCGGCGTGTCTAGGTCCGCCTAAATGTTAATCCTCTATAAAGCGCCTAAATATAAAGATTTTATTGAACATTACTAAACACTAACCAAAACCAGGATCTAAGTTTAACACTTAGAAAGCAAATGAGAATGAATTACGAGTTAAAACCTTAGTACCGACAACGTCCACACAACGGCGGACAATACCAAGATCACGAGAAATAGGAAGGAGTATCTCGCAAGACTTGAGGACCACGATGGCTCCGGAGAGGCTAGAGAGAGCGACCTGAGAAAGGAAGTCTTGTGTCCGACCAGCGAGGTTGTTGTCGCAGTACTTGTCAGTCATCTGAAGAAACTCAGCGGCGCATTGAAGAGCCGCCACGTTCTGGACGGTGATTTCAAAGCTAACACCGTAACAGAATTTAGCAGCTTTCTCGAACATCTCAGCACCTCCGGGGATATCCGAGAGATCTATTCTCGTCACGTCACTGTCTTTGGATTCCATTATTAGCTTCCTTATGTAGTTGCTCTTCGCCACTAGCATGAACTACATGAGATTAAAAGGAAATTATAAATAGAAACTCATGTTGTTATTAACCATTTTTGACCTAGGCATGTACCTGTAAAGTAATAATTTGTACTAATGTCTCATATCGTATAACAAACTCATAGCTCAGTACTTTCAATTCGTTTGTATGAGTTATAGACGACAAAACAAAAAGAAAATTTTTATCTATACAAACGAATTTGCTTCTTTTATATATACAAACGAATTTTTGTTACCTTATGAAGAGAGAAATTAGCTTCTCCGACTTCAACTACAACATCTGTCGGAATATCTTGTGAGAAAACCCTGAATTAACAACGCATATACAAGTCAGAAATTCATATGATTAGGGGGAGATGAACCGAGCCGGATAATATTTAGATGAAACTGGACCGGATCGTACCATTGACCTGTTCTCTGAAGAGTTGAAGACATTGTGTTAATGTTGATGGGGGTTTTCCCTTCAGTAGCCATTTTTATTGGATGTGTAGTGAAAGAGACGATGGAGCAATAATAGTTGAGTGTCTATATATTGAAAATTATTTAACGTTGGTCTCCCCTTTTTCTTCTTTTTCTAATGTTTTAATTTGTCGTTTGGTTGTGTTGTTTCGGTATTATCTCTTTTAGTTAAATCAATCATATCTTTGTGTTGGTCTTCTTCGTCGTTTTCACCATGCTTCTTGTAACTTTTCCCTATTTGGATATACTTGCACTGGCTGCTGTTTTAGGCAACTGAGAGTTTCTACCTTTCATAAACGTAAGTACGTTTTCCAACCAGTTGATAATAGACTAATTGGATTCTCTTGATAATACGAATGGGTTGTTGACTCGATAACATTTTACATCTATTGTATTGTTTGTTAGAAAGTTATCAGCATATCATTAAATTTTTATATTTGTCTACAACATGCTTAGTAGATTAATTTTCACCACCAATCTATACTCTATACTAATAATATTAGATCAGTAAGTATTGTTCGTACGTTGCATGAATTTTAAATTAATATAGTGAAATATATAATAATTTTTATTTAAGATATGTAATTTCATCTCATAGTGTTTTTTTCAAAAAATTATATCATATAAATTCAATATTATATAACCAATATTATATGCCTAAAATAAGATCTAATCGGCATCTAGCATATTACTCAATAACATTCATTTGGTTTATTGAGAGCAATTTGTAGAGTGAATAGGCCAAAGATGAAAAACAAAATCGTTCTTTTGGCTGGGTTAATGAGAAAGTAAAAACTATAATAAAAAGAGTTCACGTGTAAAAAGCCTAAAATATTTGAATTAAAGGAAGACAATGTTGAATGCATATATAAAATCTCGTAGAAAGTTTGAGTATTCTTTTACTTAATCTCTGTTTTTTAGGGTTTTCTACGGTTTGGTTTGTTTGTCTCTTAATCGTTACGTTTTGGTAGGAGTATGCTCATTTCTAAGAGCATGTTTATTGGGGGTTCTTAAATGTTCTCCGAGGGATTTCGATCCTTGTCCACTTTTGGCTCCAGAATCATTTTGTTGGTTGGTGTACTTCTGATGTTTAATATAATCTATTAAATGATTAAAAACATTTAAAATGAAATAAAAAGCTAAGCATGTGAATAATTGACAGAAAGAAATTATATTAAAAATAGTGAAATGGATGTACAATTAGAGATGTGAGAGCCAGTAGAAGTTAGGAAAAGTAGGAACATATCATGGGTAGGCCTAGTTCAATACGTGGTGGTGATCCTTCTTAAATCTCGTTGTGCATGTCTTTTCTACGTCAACAAATAATCCTTCAGAATCCAGTTTCCCTTTTGTCCTCCAATAATGCTAATACACGTATCCATAACCCCCTTTAAGATATCTAACGTCTCCACATCGCCTAGTTGCTCTATAATGTTCTGCCGGTGACACTCGTTTTTAGACACTATGGCTCTGATTGAGCACCTCCATCAATGGTTTTAAAATGGAGTTCTCTGACACAAAAAAAAAGAGAAATTGAAAAGGTTCTAAAACAAACACATGCAAGAACCGGATAAGCATGTGTATATCAATCAATTTGGTCAATTGTGCTTTTAAAATTTAAATTTAAATACATAACTAATTTAAATTAAAAATATTAATACTTTATAATAAGAACTTCAAGTTAGCATCTTTAAGGTTGGAAGTGCTCTTAGTATTTTCAAGAGTAATATACTAATATACTAGTATGGAAGAAAAAAGGAGGTGAAAAAGATGAAAAAAAGAAAGTGGAGTAAATTGTATTAGTCTAACGAAACTCAAAGTAAAAATGTGTGTATTAGGATTTGGGTTGGACCATAGAGGATGCTGCTATGATCTATTAACAAAAGTACAAACTCCCTGACCTGTAGTGCCGTCTAGTTTTTTCTTTGTCATCTGATATTTTTTTGTAATGCCGTCTAGTTTCAATCAACATTTTCTACCATAATAGTTACATCTTACGATTGCTGTTTTATTTTAAGTTTCATTAGGTAGTAAAATCATGAAGTTGCCTGCATGGTTTTGGTAAAGTGATAGGCGAGACATGAGAATGTGATAAAACATTCTCCGGAATTTGAGCCTCTTCTAAATCAAAATCACAGTTGTGTGGGAAGTTTGGGATTGAGTTTTAGTCTCGACAGTTTATCTGATAGTCTAATAATAAGCGATCCGGAAACAAAGAAACAATGTCTTGCACAACAACCTTGCCGTGCACCGGAAACAGTCTTCAGATTCATTGACAAAGAGGTGTGAAACACCATCACTGCTAGAAGAGAGAGGAAGTACTTCCTCAAACTTATGGCTAAGTGGATGCGTTGAACGTGGAAATTAGTCGGGCTCATCTTCATTCGGGTTGCTACCTTGTTTTTTAGCTTTTTTTGCCAAGGTGTAACAAAAAATAGAATTTTTCTTTCTTGTAAAATCTAAACTTTCATTTATATGATATTTAATTTTTAGGAAAAAAAAATAATAAGCGATCCGACTATTATTTAAATTTAAACATTTCAAACTTGAGTAAAACAATGTGATAGCTTTTCGAAAAAAAGTTTGCACTGTAACACTAAATATTATGCGTTTCTACCTGAGCTGGCCGGAAGAGCCAATAAGATATTAAAAAAAAAACTGAAGCAGAAGATAATATTCTTATCTGGTTATGGATATGCAATTTCAGATTTAGGAGACCATCTTTTTCTTTCTTTTGTGTGCTGTGTAATAATGAGCAATGGTCCCGATCGACCTAACCGACGAGACATGAAACAGAGGCTATAGAAAACAAAATGAAAACCACTAATGAACAATTTTGGCCAAAGTTGGTTATTTGTCAGAAAGCCCAATGTCTACGTCAATATCCCTAATCTCGCTTCTTCCAGTTCACACACTTAGTCACTAATTTCGTCTTGTCAAGTAACGCCAACGGAGTTTAGAACATCTCGCTTTCATCTGTGTTATCTCTTATCCGTTATACTTATATATGGTTAGGGAAGGGTTGCATGTATTCGGATATATAGAGTCAACGGTATGAATATATCCTTACGAGAAAAACTAGCTTGATGAATTTGACCAAGAAAGAAACAAATCAAACACAAAAGCTTGGGGTGAACATAACAAGGAGACTGCTAGAGTAGTGCTTGACCTTGAAACCAAACTAGTTGTTGCAAAGGCCATTTGATACAATGCCAAGAAGCCTAATAATACATGCACACAAACATAGAGTTAGAACTCGTGTGTGCTGCATGTCAATCTTTCTGTACGGTCATGTCATGTCATGTGTATGCTACTAGCAGCATGCATCAGAAACGATTTTGTTATAAGAAATGTTCAATTATTTTTAAGTGACGATTATTCGTTGCAGATAGTATATATCGACAGACATGATAAGCAGTCTCGTAAATGTTTTTTGATGCTGTTTTTTTTTTTTTTTGAGCAACTAGATCTGTGCTGTGTCTACAAAATTTCAGGTCAGTCTCAATATAGTCAGGTCAAATTTTTCTGGTTTGAGAAAAAAAAAGAATCAGGTTGTTTTTTTGGTTCTATACGTCGTTACAATTCATCTGACTGAACAGGCTTAGTTTAAAAAGGAGTCGAGGTCTATATATTAAGATGTACCTTGGATGCAAGTTTCATTAATGAATCAGTCGTTGCAATTACTGGTTGGATCAGGAGAACAAAACATGGACTACAAAATCAAGTGGACCAAATCATGTCCACTAAACCGGATGAATATAAATGAAGTCTATTTAAGGGGGGAAACCGGTTTAATAAATATTTGAAAACCAATTCAATAACCGGATACGTACCCGTTGCGTTTAGAGTTTGACGGACACCAAATTTGATTCTCACAGGGAAAACCCTAGATCGACCCCCAAAATCGAAAACTTTGATTCCATGGAGAGAGGCTGATCCAAAATCAAAAGGAATTGAGGATTTCAGATTTGAGATTTGATCTAAAATTCGCGAGATAAGGCAAGGATGTCGTCGTCTTCGTCGTTTCCTTCTTCTTCGGCTTCATCTTCATCTTCTGCTGCGTCGTCCCTCGCCGCGAAGGCAATTAGAGCATCTTCAGCGCACAGAGACTCCTCTCTTTCCTCCGCCTACTCTTCCCCTCCTGTTCCCACTCCCCCCAAGGTTTCGTCTTTTTGTCTCTTTCTGATGTTTTGCTTCGAATTCGAAATGCGAGATCTTTTTTTTTATTTCAATTTGAATAGGAGGTGGTGAGGAAGCCGTATGAGTACACGTCTATGAAGAGTTTAAACGAACCTAAACGAAGCTTTTGGGGTAGTCTCGCTAGTAAAGCTAAGGCTCTTTTAGATGATGAGGATCCTCCTCAAAGTCCCACCACCAGAATTGACACGCCTTCAGGAACTAAGGTGGTTTTTGAGATGATTCATAAAGCCTTTTATTTTATTATAGTGTTCTTATTAAAGTTGAGAACATGTTGCAGGAAGCTGCTAGGAAAACAGATAATCCTTCCTTACAGAGAAGCTTAGATGCCATCACTTCTTCCTTTAATTACATTGGTACTGCTGTTGAGGTTCGTTTCTGGTTCTGGTAAGAGACATATGCAATCTTCTTTCACTGTACTAAATGAGAGTTTCTTGTGAATTTTCTTTAGGAGGGTATTACTGCTGTGGAGACACGTACTGCAGGGATCATTCAAGAAACACGTAAGAAGATTAAGAAAAAGCCCAACCAGCAGAAGCCCCCTGAGATACAAGCGGATTTGGAGATTCAACTCAAGGCTTCTCGCGACGTAAGGTGCCTGCTCTGTATCATTTTTTTATTGGCTGCCTGCAGCGAAGATATCTTCATTTACTGGTTATTGAGTTTAGAAATCAGAAAAGAGTTAATAGATTTTATGTCAAAACAGGTTGCTATGGCCATGGCTGCCAAGGCAAAGCTTCTTCTCCGGGAGCTGAAGATGGTAAAGTCTGATCTGGCCTTTGCAAAGCAGCGATGCGCTCAGCTTGAAGAAGAAAACAAGGTTCTGAGGGAGGATCATAGCGGCGAAAACAGCCAAACTGATAACGATGATCTTGTATGAATATCTCTTTTACTCTTTCTTTTTACAAAGGTGAACAATCTTTTTTAGCATATTCTGATATTTGGTTGTGTCTTTTGTCTCTCATCTTATATAGGTGCGACTTCAACTTGAGACATTGCTGGCTGAGAAGGCTCGGTTAGCTCACGAGAACTCGATTTACACACGCGAAAATCTCTACCTGAGAGGAGTGGTCGAATACCACCAGCTAACGATGCAGGATGTGGTCTACTTTGATGAGAAGACTGAAGAAGTAACCGAGGTATATCCTATTAATGTCACTTCAGTGTCTTCTTCATCAGATATTTCCAACACTCATCCAAACCCACAAGTCTTGGAGTTCAAGTGAGACACAACGACAACACTCCGTTATTCTGTTCTTGTAGTGATTCAGACAACAAGACAAGACAAACATTGTCTGTAATTACTCTGTATCTGTAGAAATATATGTACTCTGTATTCTCTTCTCTGTGGGGTGGTCTTAGACATTTTAGCTACGAATGCTATTTATAACCCTTTATTATTATATATTAATTAATAAAAGGAATATCCTATTATTCCCCTGAAAGATTACCATAAAGTTATTTAATAACTTTATAAATCCACAACCCACAATATTTATAAATCTACATTACAAAGGTTGAATCAGCTAGCTATACGATTTTATTATTTTTGGTTGATTTTTATTGAACTGTCTCTTTATAGTTTAGAAAGTTAGAACACCTTTTTAACATAGACTAGCTTGAAATGGCTTAACCAGCGGAACGAGCGAACCGCTTAGGTGCATCGACATGACTTCATTGGTCGAACCCACCAGCTTCCCTCCCACAAAGATGGCTGGGACCGGCGTGGAACACCCGAGCCTCATGAGGGCTTTCTCGATCTCACGACAATCAGGGTCTTTGTCAATCTCATGGACGGTCGGGTGAACCCCTAGGTCTTGGAAGAGGACTTGGACCGCATAGGACAGGCAACACGAGCTCTTGCTGAATATAACCACTCCTTTCTCTGAAGACATTCTCACAACTTTGTCCATGGTTTCTTGAAGGAAGTTTCAATCAATCTAGGGCTTGTTTC
The DNA window shown above is from Brassica oleracea var. oleracea cultivar TO1000 chromosome C3, BOL, whole genome shotgun sequence and carries:
- the LOC106336492 gene encoding root phototropism protein 2-like, which translates into the protein MATEGKTPININTMSSTLQRTGQWVFSQDIPTDVVVEVGEANFSLHKFMLVAKSNYIRKLIMESKDSDVTRIDLSDIPGGAEMFEKAAKFCYGVSFEITVQNVAALQCAAEFLQMTDKYCDNNLAGRTQDFLSQVALSSLSGAIVVLKSCEILLPISRDLGIVRRCVDVVGTKACDEAMLPCRSPPNWWTEELCILNINFLADVLASMKQKGLKPSSLASAIITYTERSLRDLVRDHSGRGVKFSDPENNDSEERTQQRHLVESIVSLLPSDKGLFPINFLCSLLRCAVFLNTSLASKNEVEKRISAVLEHVTVDDLLVPSFTYDGERLLDLDSVRRIISAFVEKEKSKKGLCSVSLQRVAKTVDSYLAEIATCLELTVSKFNAIANLVPKSARKSEDDLYRAVDIFLKAHPSLGEIEREKVCSLMDPLKLSCDARLHASQNKRLPVNIVLHALYYDQLKLRSEVEDKEGTPVIVPEALGTRDSSLAKENEDLRSELMKMKMYVSDLQNNVAAGASSSNAPSNKKNSKHTFFSSVSKKLGKLNPFRHGSKDTSNIDEDLDGVDITKPRRRRFSIS
- the LOC106328121 gene encoding monothiol glutaredoxin-S9, translating into MDKVVRMSSEKGVVIFSKSSCCLSYAVQVLFQDLGVHPTVHEIDKDPDCREIEKALMRLGCSTPVPAIFVGGKLVGSTNEVMSMHLSGSLVPLVKPFQASLC
- the LOC106328120 gene encoding uncharacterized protein LOC106328120, with protein sequence MSSSSSFPSSSASSSSSAASSLAAKAIRASSAHRDSSLSSAYSSPPVPTPPKEVVRKPYEYTSMKSLNEPKRSFWGSLASKAKALLDDEDPPQSPTTRIDTPSGTKEAARKTDNPSLQRSLDAITSSFNYIGTAVEEGITAVETRTAGIIQETRKKIKKKPNQQKPPEIQADLEIQLKASRDVAMAMAAKAKLLLRELKMVKSDLAFAKQRCAQLEEENKVLREDHSGENSQTDNDDLVRLQLETLLAEKARLAHENSIYTRENLYLRGVVEYHQLTMQDVVYFDEKTEEVTEVYPINVTSVSSSSDISNTHPNPQVLEFK